The following coding sequences are from one Streptomyces sp. ITFR-21 window:
- a CDS encoding protein kilB, whose protein sequence is MWPAILAVAGTLLGVLATGSVQRRSDADRERAQHRREQLAAVTALISALVDHRRAMWSREDARLSGAPAAVVAEARAASHVTRSAVTLPEVTTLVFAPSLQDEVRTAIRTAYALRNAPDAATLAALREDAVNAADALTAAAAIGAVAAAAVFHILISAPPSPWWVNAMVLTTVAVCTYTATGNTLHNREIRRKAK, encoded by the coding sequence ATGTGGCCCGCGATCCTGGCCGTTGCGGGCACCCTCCTGGGGGTCCTGGCCACCGGCAGTGTCCAGCGCCGATCGGATGCGGACCGGGAGCGCGCCCAGCATCGTCGGGAACAGCTCGCCGCCGTTACGGCCCTGATTTCGGCCCTGGTCGATCACCGCCGGGCGATGTGGTCCCGGGAAGACGCCCGCCTCTCGGGCGCCCCGGCCGCCGTCGTGGCGGAGGCCCGCGCAGCCAGTCACGTGACCCGGTCCGCGGTGACCCTCCCCGAGGTGACGACGCTGGTTTTCGCCCCGTCCCTGCAAGACGAGGTGCGCACCGCGATTCGGACCGCCTACGCCCTGCGGAACGCCCCGGACGCCGCCACCCTGGCCGCGCTCCGAGAGGACGCGGTCAACGCCGCCGACGCTCTCACGGCCGCCGCCGCTATCGGAGCCGTCGCCGCCGCTGCCGTGTTCCACATCCTCATTTCGGCCCCGCCGTCGCCCTGGTGGGTCAACGCCATGGTGCTGACCACCGTTGCAGTGTGCACCTACACCGCCACCGGTAACACCCTCCACAACCGCGAGATCCGGCGCAAGGCCAAGTGA